The genomic DNA GATAAATCGGTGAAGCCGGTGAAGCCGCCTGTAACTGTTGTCCAATCTCATAGTAAAGCCAGTAACACGGTAAAATCGCAGCGATGGTCTCCCCGAGCGTCCCTTCACTTGCATGGTGCATATGCGAAATATAAGCGTATGCTGTCGGTGCTGGTTCAAACTCTGCCAGTGTCTTGTCCGAAATCCCAAGCGGTTCAAAAAACGATTGATGCAGACTGAGTTCTGCAGCATAGGTCGACGTCGCATGTTCCGCGAGTTCGGCAATCGTCGCGAAGTCCTGTGCCTTCGACGCGGCCCGCGCCTGAATTTTCGCGAAATGTTTTAAGTAATAGGCATCCTGTAGGACGTAATGGCGAAATTTTGCTTCCGGTAGTGTTCCATCCGCAATCCCTGTCACGAATGGATGGGTAAAGCTGCTGTCCCAATACCGTCTTGCCGCTTGCCGGATTTCTTCACTGAATGTCATGTTTTTTCCCCCTTTTGTAATCAAAAAAACGCCACACCCGATGTCAGGCATGACGTGAAAAGACCATAAAAAGAGGATCGTCCACGCCACTTCCCTCCGTAAGTCCAAACTTAATCAGGTTCAAAGGGTCCGAACGTCTTCGTCGTCTCAGTCAGCCTACTGACTCCCCTAGTGGTCGCTATTTGATTTATTTTGAGTTTATCATGATTTGATGTGGAATTGACCCATTCTCGTCATTTCACTCCATTTTTTTGTACAATGGAACATGACGGAAGGTGGATGACGGCTCGTCCTTGAGACCGATTCTCTTCTGTCGCCGGTCGATTAGACTAAATTTAGTACCTGATACTTAACTTATGGAGGAACTTTTATGAATAAAACCATGACATGGACCGCTTCGGCATTACTTGCTACGACGTTATTACTGCCAACGGCCGCATCTGCCGAGCAGGTCGTCGACAAAACGATTATCACACTGGGCGAATCGCTCGGAGCGAATGATAAAACATGGGTCTTGTCCCGTCTGAACGCACCGGAAGGCATCACCCCGATCATCGCGACATCTGCGGATGAAGAAAAATATCTCGGGAAAAACATTCCCCAGTCCCAACGCGGCGGCGGGATGTATTCGTCCGCCAAGATCGAGTTGGCTGAAAAAGGCGACGGTCTGTCCGTTGCAACGGAAAACATCACCTGGGTCACAAAGGACATGTACCTCAATGCGCTTGTCACGGCCGGTGTGACCGATGCGGACATCACGATTACGTCTCCTTACAAGGTAACCGGAACATCTGCCTTGACCGGAATCATGAAAGCCTACGACCAAACGTCGGCTGAGACCGGCATTAAACTGACGGATGAACGAAAAGATTTGGCCCAGCAAGAATTGTCGGTCACGTCAGATGTCGGGAAAACAGTCGGGACGGACAAGGTCGCCGACTTGATGAACGAAATCAAAGCGGAAATCGCCAAACAGAAACCGGAAACGAAAGTCGAGATTGAGAACGTCATCGTCCAAGTCATTCAAAATAACAATATCAATCTGTCCGACGCCCAAATGGACCGTTTGACCGGTTTGTTTAACCAAATGGAACAAGCCGACCTCAACTGGGGACAGATTGAGAGTGGACTGAAGGATGCCGGGCAAAACATTCAGGCCTTTGCAACATCAGAAGAAACAAAAGGATTTTTTGCAAAGCTGTTTGACGGCTTAAGTGCCTTCTTCAACTCGATCGCCGGCTTATTTAAATAATCTGTTCTTTCTTTCCTTCCAGGTGACATGGTAAAATAAAGATATCGAATGAGAAAAGGTGGTGGGAAGAAATGGGTTTTGCTGCGTGTAAGCATTGGTTGATGGAACAACTTTATCTGTTGCGCGCAATTTTTCATGGAATGGCGTTCTAAGGGGTCAGTCTGCCCTTTTTTGAAGAACTCCATACTCGAAAAATAAAGCAAAGCGCATCTTCCACGAGTCGAGGAGAGTGCTGTTTGCACTCTCCTTTTTTTGATGCGTCAGAGAGGAAATTTTAATATGATGATCTGCGACATCCAACACCTGACAAAACAATTCGGAGGCGATGACATCTTAACCGATGTGTCCCTCTTCATCCAACCACATGATCGGATCGGTTTAATCGGACGCAATGGTAGCGGAAAAACGACCCTCCTGCGTTTGATTGCACGACTAGATTCACCCGACGCCGGAACCATCTATCAAAAAAGTGGACTATCGATCGGTTACTTGGAACAGTTACCGGTATACAATTCCGACATGACCGGACTGGATGTCCTGTGGACCGCGTTTGCCCCGTTGCTCGACTTACGACAATCACTACACGATCTCGAACAAGCTATGGCAACGAACACGGATCAAATTGAATCGTTGCTTGAGCAGTACACGAAGGTGACGGAAACATTCGAGCGGCAAGGCGGTTATCTGCTTGAATCCAAGGTCGACCGGATGATCAACGGTTTACGGCTACATCCTCTACTCGACCGGTCGTTCGAACAGCTCAGCGGCGGCGAACAAACGAAAATCTGCCTCGGACGGATGCTGTTAACCGAACCCGATTTGTTGATTCTCGATGAGCCGACGAACCATCTTGATCTCGAAGCCGTCGAATGGCTTGAATCATTTTTATCGAGCTATGCTGGCGCCGTTCTAATTGTGTCACACGATCGTGTATTTCTCGATACGGTCGTGACGAGCATTGCCGAACTGGAAGATGGTCAGATCCAACTATACCGGGGGAATTATTCGTACTATATGACGGAAAAAGAACGTCTGTTGCTCGAACAATTCCATGCCTATCAGGAACAACAAAAAAAAATCAAGCAAATGAAGGATGCGATCCGCCGCCTCCGCCAGTGGGCGAATGAAGCTTCTCCACCGAGCGAAAAGCTGTTTCGGAAAGCGAAATCGATGGAACGGGCACTTGAACGGATCGAACGCATTAAACGTCCTCAACTCGAAGCCGAGACGCCGGATGTCGTTTTTAATGCACAAGGCAAAACAAGCCGGATGGTCTATCGACTAGAAAACGTCAGCCTCTCCTTTACTGAATCTCCATTGTTTCACTCCTTAACTGTTGAAATCGCCGCAAAAGACCGTTTAGCTATCGTTGGTGCCAATGGCAGCGGAAAAACAACCCTGTTACAACTGTTGTTAGGACGTATCGAACCGACAAGCGGGCTCATCTCGCAGGGTCCTTCGGTAAAAGTCGGCTATTTATCGCAACACATCGATTTTCCTGACGATCAACGCTTGATTGATGTCTTTTGGTCAGCCATCGATAGCGATGAAGGAACAGCCCGAAAACGGCTTGCCCAGTTTTTATTTTTTGGTCCACGTGTCTTTTTACCTGTAGCTGCCTTGAGTGGAGGCGAACGGATGCGGTTGATGCTCGCAATCCTCGTCCACTCGGAATTAAATGTATTGATTCTCGATGAACCGACGAACCATCTCGATATCGAATCGCGTGACTCTCTCGAAGAAGCCCTTGAGTCGTTTGAAGGGACGTTGATCGCCGTTTCACATGATCGTTACTTTTTGAATCGTCTGTTTACGAAAACACTTTGGCTCGATCAAACGCCCATCCTGTATCCAGGTCCTTATGCGTATGCGGTAAGTAAACATGCCGGAAAGCCTTCTATTGCTGATACGGAGCACATCCCTTTCAATAAAAAACTGCCTAAACAATCGTCTCCGATTAGTTCGGTACAACCATCCCGACAGCTGGAAGAAACAATCAATCAAGCAGAGCAAGAGCTTTTCCTTCTGGAATCGCAACTGGAACAGGCAAGTGATTATGAAGTACTGGCGAAACTTTTTGCCACTCGTGAAGAGCTGGTCCACCAGCTCGATGATCTCTATGAACAATTCCTTGCTTCAGAATGACCTTTCCGCCGTATATCACGCTATTTCGACCTGTCGTAACCTGCGGCAGGTCTTTTTGTATAGTCGTGAAACAAGTTTATTTTTTACGTTATGAATAATTAACCTGATTAGTTTTTGAAAAAAAGTTTTAAAATTTATCTTGCATATTATCTGAAAATTCGTATAATTTAGCGTATAGCCATTTTACTAAAACACATTAGGAGGAATTTTCAGATGGATGCTTTTCAGCAAGCAGTACAATCAGGAGTCGATTTTGCCAACAACTTATTATGGTCTTATGTTCTAATCGCGGCACTGATCGGAGTCGGCATCTATTTCACAATTCGGACAAAATTCATCCAGTTCCGGTACTTAAAAGAAATGTTCCGCGTTACGCTCGATAAAAACGAGAAAACAACGGATGACGGAGGAGAAAGCATTACCTCGCTTCAATCCTTCTTCATCGGTGCCGCCACACGAATCGGGACCGGCAACCTGGCCGGTGTCACGATTGCCATCACACTCGGTGGTGCGGGCGCCGTCTTCTGGATGTGGATGGTTGCTTTACTGGGAGGCGCAACTGCCTTGATCGAAAGCACGCTCGCTCAAGTCTATAAAGTCCGCGATAGCAAAACGAATGCGTATCGTGGCGGTCCTGCCTACTACATCGAAAAAGGTTTAAAAAACCGTGCTCTCGGTGTTGTGTTTGCCATCTTAATCGCTGTCACGTTCGGCTTAATCTTCAACTCCGTTCAATCGAACACGATTGCTGCCGCCTTTGATAATGCGTTTGGAATCAATAAAGCCGTCGTCGGTGGTGTACTCGTCGTCTTAACAGGACTTGTTATCTTCGGTGGCGTTCACCGGGTAGCGAAGTTCTCAGCTATCGTCGTCCCTGTCATGGCCGGACTTTATCTCATTGCTGCGCTGTTCGTCGTCGTCACGAACCTGACGGAACTTCCGGGCGTCTTCGCGATGATTTTCAAGAGTGCTTTCGGCATCGAACAAGCATTTGGTGGATCAGTCGGAGCCGCCATCTCACTCGGAGTAAAACGTGGTCTGTTCTCAAATGAAGCCGGTATGGGGTCTGCACCAAACGCAGCAGCAGCTGCGGAAGTATCTCATCCTGCGAAACAAGGTTTCCTGCAAACACTTGGTGTTTTCCTTGATACGTTGATCGTCTGTACGGCAACTGCTGCCATCGTTCTTCTCAGTGACAGTTATGCGACAGGCAACGGGGAAGGAATCGCGATGTTACAGAACGCATTAGGTGAACAACTGGGTGCCGTCGCTCCTGCCTTCATCGCAATCTGTGTCTTCTTATTCGCTTTCAGTTCAATCGTCGGCAGTTACTACTACGGTGAAACGAATATCGAATTCATTAAAAACAGTCCGGCTGCTGTCTTCGGATTCCGGATCGCGACAATGGCCTTTGTCTTCATCGGTTCTGTCCTCAGTCTCGGAGTGGTCTGGAGCTTCGCCGATCTCTTCATGGCAGGTATGACGTTGATTAACTTGACAGCAATCTCGCTCTTAGGCGGCATCGCCCTCAAAGTTATCAACGACTACCAGGAACAACGGAAGAAAGGGCTTGATCCGGTCTTCTCGGCAAAAGCACTTGGAATCGAAAATACAGAGTGTTGGGACGAAGAAGAACCCGTCCGTCCGGCAGCAGGAGAAGCATCCCCTCCTCCAATCGCCCGTCGCTAATTTCATGATTGCCTTGGACATGACGTATCTCGTGATGTCCAAGGTTTTTTTCTGTCCAGGATTATGTTTATCTAATGTTGGGAAAATAGGAACAGATAGAATTAAAGGAGGAATCATTTGTGTCAAAAGTCATGCTCATCATCAATCCGTCATCCGGTAAAGAACTTGGAAAGAAACACGCTGAATTTGCAGAAGGAACATTGGCTCAACGGTTTACGGAAGTCGATGTGCGCTTCACAGAAAAAGAACGCGATGCAACTGAATTCGCCACACAAGCTGCCATCGGGCACTATGATGCCGTCGTTGCTATGGGCGGAGATGGGACGGTCAATGAAGTCATCACCGGTATCGCGGAACAGGGGCATCGTCCGACACTCGGAATCGTTCCTCTCGGGACGGTCAATGATTTAGCGCGTGCTTTACACATCCCGACTGATCCCGAGGAGGCCATCAGCGCTTTAGAAGATGCTCCGCCCCGTCCACTCGATATCGGTAAATATGACGATCATTATTTCATGAACGTCATCGCTGTTGGATTGATTGCAGAAGCGGTCGAAGAAGTCAGCGTCGAACAAAAAACATCACTTGGTTCCGTCGCTTATTTCATTGAAGGATTAAAAGCCTTTAAGGACCACAGTCCTTATCCAATCCGACTGACGGCGGAAGAAAAATCATTTGATGGTGAAACGCCTCTCTTGATTATTTCCCTGACTAATTCCGTCGGAGGTTTTGAGTCGTTCGCGAAGGATGCCCGTGTCGATGATGGTCTGTTACATGTCTTCATCGTCAAGCAGCTTGGTTTCTTTGATGCTTTACAGGCCTTACCGAAACTATTGACCGGAAATATTTCCGATGCAGATCAAGTGGACTATTTTACGACAAAAGAAGTTCATATTGATTCGAAAGAACGTCTTCCGATTAATGCTGACGGCGACACAGCGGGTCATCTTCCCGTTACGGTTCAAGTTTTAAATCAACATTTAACTGTTTTCGCACCCATTTCTAACTGATTCTTTTCACCTATATCCCGTGACGATGTGCCCCCTCACATCGTCACGTTTTTTGATATTTTCTCAAAAGACGAACCATATATTCTATTTTGATAAGAATAAATTCAGATACTAAATGAAATATTATCCATTACAATATATGTTATACAACTATAATCTTGCAATGAAACTGAAATATTTTTGTGTTATTTGCGATGCTATAATCATGCTAGCAAGAAAATATTTATACATATTAAATACATATGCTTTGTATCTTACAACTTTGAAAGGGTCTTGTTCCCTTACATAATCGTCCGTCGTCTTTCACACTTTAGGAGGAACTTCTACATGAAACGCATGATTACAACTATGACAATGACAGCACTGATGGTTTCCGGTTTCGCTACAACGGGTATAGAAAAAGTTGAAGCAGCAACAACGTACAAAGTAAAAATAACCGCAGACGGGTTACGGGTTCGAACAGGTCCCTCAACTGCTTACAGAGTTGTCGGTAGTGTCAATTCTGGTCAAACTTTCAATTATTTAGGGGTTTCCGGATCTTGGACAAAAATTTCTTACGGCGGTGCATCCCGTTACATTTCTTCTACATATGCTAAAAAATACAGTGTCACGACATCATCGAAAGCAACAAGCGGGTTTTCACGACCAGCTAGCGGCCGGATTGCTCAAGGATATGGTGCCGCAAGCGGTTCCTACGGTTACACATTCCATAATGGAATCGACATCGCCGCACCGACCGGAACACCGGTTTATGCATCGGCTTCTGGAACGGTCATCACATCACGCTACTATGGTGCTTACGGCAACCACATCATGATGAAACATACAGTTAACGGAATTTCTTATACGACGGTGTATGCACACCTAAGCAGTCGTGCGGTTTCTGTTGGACAAACGATTGCTAAAGGTTCACGAATCGGAAACATCGGCAATACCGGAAACTCATTCGGCTCACACCTGCATTTCGAAATGCATCGTGGAAACTACGTTTACAGTGCTTCATCTGCTGCGAACAGCGTCAACCCACTGAACTACTTTAATTAAGAACGGAACTTTCCTCACACGAAGCTTTGTCTTCGCGTGAGGTTTTTTGTCGTTCGTTCGAGATGAAATCCTTTGCAAAGAATGATACGGTTATAGGACAGACTTTCCGTAAAGGAGGATTTCCCTTGAAGAAGACACTCCCGCTTCTGCTTTCGACCAGCTTCGCACTGACTATACTTGCCGGGTGCCAAAATCAACCGACACCCGAAGAACGACTGGATGCCTATATTAAATTATGGGAAAAACAAGATTACGATAAAATGTATGCTGATTATGCCAGCAAGGAAACTAAAAAAACATACGGTAAAAAAGAGTTTGTCGATCGGACAAAAAAATTAGCCGATTCTCTTGCCATTGAAAAAATCTCTGTCGAACGAATGAAAACCAAAGAAAACGAAGAGAAGGAACAGACTAGTTTACCGGTGACAATTTCTTTTGAGACACTGGCAGGACCGGTTTCCTATAAAAAAGACATCCCGTTAACGTTCGAGAAACAACAAGATACGGAAAACTGGTTCATTGACTGGGATTCTTCGTTTGTTTTAAAGGATTTCAAGAAAGAGGATCAAGTCCAGTTGACGACGCTCGATGCCAAACGCGGTGATTTACTTGATGCCAAAAATCAGCCTCTCGCCACGACAGGTACCGGTTACCAAGTGGGTGCCGTTGCAGGTGAAGTCAATGATCTTACGGCGCTTGCAAAACAGTTGGACCGTCCCGTCTCAGCACTTAAAGATGCCCTCGGTGCCAGTTGGGTCAAAGACGGACAATTCGTTCCGCTGAAGACGTATACAGCAAACGATAAATCAAAAATCGACCGCCTCAAGCAACTCGACGGTATCAACGTCAAGGAAACGGAAGTCCGGACATATCCGTTCGGGAAAGCGACTTCCCATTTGATCGGCTATACTGGTTCCGCAACAGCCGATGAAATCAAACAATCAAAACAAACGATCCAAGCAGGCGAACAAGTCGGAAAACGGGGACTTGAACAAGTGCTCGACGAGACGTTGCGCGGTACGTCCGGTGCGCGAATCAACATCGTAAAGCCGGATAAAACAACGGTTAGCGTCGCCGAGACGCAAGCAAATGATGGACAGGATATCGTGTTGACGATCGACGGGAAGTTACAACAAACGACCTATGCGACGATGAAAGATGATCCGGGGACTGCGACCGCGATTGATCCCCGGACCGGTGAGACCCGTGTCCTGTTAAGTTCTCCCGGTTTCGATCCGTCGGAATTTACAACAGGTATTTCACAGGCCCGTCTCGATACGTTGACGAACGATCCGGATCAACCGCTGTTGAACCGGTTTACAAGTGCCTTTGCTCCCGGCTCGACCCAAAAACCGTTGACGGCAGCGGTCGGCTTAAAAAGTCAAACGCTCGATCCGGAAAAAGCGTATACGATTGACGGGTTAAAGACAAAAGTCGACGGTTTCAACGTCACCCGGATTCACGAGACACCGGATCCGGTCAATCTCCATAATGCCTTGGTCTACTCGGATAATATCTACTTCGCAAAATCGACACTCGAACAAATCGGAACCAGCACGTTTACTTCCGGTCTTGAAGCACTCGGATACGGAGAAAAGATTCCCTTCACCTACCCGATGCGGGCGTCACAAATTTCAAACGACGGTTCGATTGCTTCCGACGGTCAGCTGATGGATACATCTTACGGACAAGGACAGATGCTGACGAACATCCTGCACCTTGCTTCGATGTACGAAATCTTTCTGACGGACGGGACAATCTATCGACCGACGTTGCTTGCAGAAGAAAAAACGAAGCAGGTCTGGAAAAAAGACGTACTCGACGCAAAAGATGCTGCAATGATCCGCGA from Exiguobacterium sibiricum 7-3 includes the following:
- the tenA gene encoding thiaminase II, which produces MTFSEEIRQAARRYWDSSFTHPFVTGIADGTLPEAKFRHYVLQDAYYLKHFAKIQARAASKAQDFATIAELAEHATSTYAAELSLHQSFFEPLGISDKTLAEFEPAPTAYAYISHMHHASEGTLGETIAAILPCYWLYYEIGQQLQAASPASPIYQQWISTYSSEWFERVVFEQIDRLNDLAERASAEERERMKQHFVKSCYYELMFWQMGWTEETFEQQYKQTMEMTSFK
- a CDS encoding DUF1002 domain-containing protein; protein product: MNKTMTWTASALLATTLLLPTAASAEQVVDKTIITLGESLGANDKTWVLSRLNAPEGITPIIATSADEEKYLGKNIPQSQRGGGMYSSAKIELAEKGDGLSVATENITWVTKDMYLNALVTAGVTDADITITSPYKVTGTSALTGIMKAYDQTSAETGIKLTDERKDLAQQELSVTSDVGKTVGTDKVADLMNEIKAEIAKQKPETKVEIENVIVQVIQNNNINLSDAQMDRLTGLFNQMEQADLNWGQIESGLKDAGQNIQAFATSEETKGFFAKLFDGLSAFFNSIAGLFK
- the abc-f gene encoding ribosomal protection-like ABC-F family protein: MRQRGNFNMMICDIQHLTKQFGGDDILTDVSLFIQPHDRIGLIGRNGSGKTTLLRLIARLDSPDAGTIYQKSGLSIGYLEQLPVYNSDMTGLDVLWTAFAPLLDLRQSLHDLEQAMATNTDQIESLLEQYTKVTETFERQGGYLLESKVDRMINGLRLHPLLDRSFEQLSGGEQTKICLGRMLLTEPDLLILDEPTNHLDLEAVEWLESFLSSYAGAVLIVSHDRVFLDTVVTSIAELEDGQIQLYRGNYSYYMTEKERLLLEQFHAYQEQQKKIKQMKDAIRRLRQWANEASPPSEKLFRKAKSMERALERIERIKRPQLEAETPDVVFNAQGKTSRMVYRLENVSLSFTESPLFHSLTVEIAAKDRLAIVGANGSGKTTLLQLLLGRIEPTSGLISQGPSVKVGYLSQHIDFPDDQRLIDVFWSAIDSDEGTARKRLAQFLFFGPRVFLPVAALSGGERMRLMLAILVHSELNVLILDEPTNHLDIESRDSLEEALESFEGTLIAVSHDRYFLNRLFTKTLWLDQTPILYPGPYAYAVSKHAGKPSIADTEHIPFNKKLPKQSSPISSVQPSRQLEETINQAEQELFLLESQLEQASDYEVLAKLFATREELVHQLDDLYEQFLASE
- a CDS encoding alanine/glycine:cation symporter family protein, producing MDAFQQAVQSGVDFANNLLWSYVLIAALIGVGIYFTIRTKFIQFRYLKEMFRVTLDKNEKTTDDGGESITSLQSFFIGAATRIGTGNLAGVTIAITLGGAGAVFWMWMVALLGGATALIESTLAQVYKVRDSKTNAYRGGPAYYIEKGLKNRALGVVFAILIAVTFGLIFNSVQSNTIAAAFDNAFGINKAVVGGVLVVLTGLVIFGGVHRVAKFSAIVVPVMAGLYLIAALFVVVTNLTELPGVFAMIFKSAFGIEQAFGGSVGAAISLGVKRGLFSNEAGMGSAPNAAAAAEVSHPAKQGFLQTLGVFLDTLIVCTATAAIVLLSDSYATGNGEGIAMLQNALGEQLGAVAPAFIAICVFLFAFSSIVGSYYYGETNIEFIKNSPAAVFGFRIATMAFVFIGSVLSLGVVWSFADLFMAGMTLINLTAISLLGGIALKVINDYQEQRKKGLDPVFSAKALGIENTECWDEEEPVRPAAGEASPPPIARR
- a CDS encoding diacylglycerol/lipid kinase family protein, which encodes MSKVMLIINPSSGKELGKKHAEFAEGTLAQRFTEVDVRFTEKERDATEFATQAAIGHYDAVVAMGGDGTVNEVITGIAEQGHRPTLGIVPLGTVNDLARALHIPTDPEEAISALEDAPPRPLDIGKYDDHYFMNVIAVGLIAEAVEEVSVEQKTSLGSVAYFIEGLKAFKDHSPYPIRLTAEEKSFDGETPLLIISLTNSVGGFESFAKDARVDDGLLHVFIVKQLGFFDALQALPKLLTGNISDADQVDYFTTKEVHIDSKERLPINADGDTAGHLPVTVQVLNQHLTVFAPISN
- a CDS encoding peptidoglycan DD-metalloendopeptidase family protein; the encoded protein is MKRMITTMTMTALMVSGFATTGIEKVEAATTYKVKITADGLRVRTGPSTAYRVVGSVNSGQTFNYLGVSGSWTKISYGGASRYISSTYAKKYSVTTSSKATSGFSRPASGRIAQGYGAASGSYGYTFHNGIDIAAPTGTPVYASASGTVITSRYYGAYGNHIMMKHTVNGISYTTVYAHLSSRAVSVGQTIAKGSRIGNIGNTGNSFGSHLHFEMHRGNYVYSASSAANSVNPLNYFN
- a CDS encoding penicillin-binding transpeptidase domain-containing protein, with translation MKKTLPLLLSTSFALTILAGCQNQPTPEERLDAYIKLWEKQDYDKMYADYASKETKKTYGKKEFVDRTKKLADSLAIEKISVERMKTKENEEKEQTSLPVTISFETLAGPVSYKKDIPLTFEKQQDTENWFIDWDSSFVLKDFKKEDQVQLTTLDAKRGDLLDAKNQPLATTGTGYQVGAVAGEVNDLTALAKQLDRPVSALKDALGASWVKDGQFVPLKTYTANDKSKIDRLKQLDGINVKETEVRTYPFGKATSHLIGYTGSATADEIKQSKQTIQAGEQVGKRGLEQVLDETLRGTSGARINIVKPDKTTVSVAETQANDGQDIVLTIDGKLQQTTYATMKDDPGTATAIDPRTGETRVLLSSPGFDPSEFTTGISQARLDTLTNDPDQPLLNRFTSAFAPGSTQKPLTAAVGLKSQTLDPEKAYTIDGLKTKVDGFNVTRIHETPDPVNLHNALVYSDNIYFAKSTLEQIGTSTFTSGLEALGYGEKIPFTYPMRASQISNDGSIASDGQLMDTSYGQGQMLTNILHLASMYEIFLTDGTIYRPTLLAEEKTKQVWKKDVLDAKDAAMIRDDLYDVVHAGYSLPADIPEIKVAGKTGTAELKKSGEENGQENGFFVGYDNDKKDLLVAIMIESVEKENRGSPYVSGLVADVLKSHANK